AACGCTCTTTCCTTGCGTCGACTTTGACGATGAATTGATCTGGCGACGAGTTCTTTCCCTGTTCCACTCTCCCCTTGTATCAGAACATTGCAGTCCAGGGGCGCCACCTTTTCGACCAATCGGAAAACTTCTTTCATCCCGGGACTGACACCTATCATCGCTCCCAAGGAGTCTAGGGGACTAATAAATGATTTTAGTGAGCGGTTTTCTTCGATCAGTCGTTTCTGGTCGCGAACTTTGGAGGCGAGGTGTCTTATTTCATCGAGCTTAAGTGGTTTAGCCACATAATAAAAAGCCCCCAGTTTTACTGAGTCAATTACCGATTCTATCGACGAGTAACCGGTTATAAGGATTATGTCCATTTCGGGAAATCGTGGCTTGGCTTTTTTTAGGACCTCGATACCACTCATCCCCGGCAGAGAGATATCCAAAAACGCCAAATCTACCGGAGAGTGCTCCAGGCTCTTAAGAAATTCTTCTCCAGACCCGTAAGTCTCGACAGTGTAACCCTCCTTGACAAGAGCCTTTTGCAGCCGAATCCTGACAATTTCTTCATCATCAATTATTGCGACGCGCATGTTGTTTCCGGCCTCACTTGAAATGAGTCTACTTGCTTTCGGTGGGAAGAGTGACAACGAACGTGGCGCCCGCTCCTTTATGGCTATGCGCTTCAATAGTCCCACCATGTTTCTGTAAAATGCCATATGTCACGGAAAGCCCAAGTCCTGTGCCTTTTCCAACCTCTTTAGTCGTGAAAAATGGATCAAAAATGTGGTGAATGTCTTCTGAGTCTATTCCCTCTCCTGAATCAGTCACTGATATCCTTACAAATTTACCATTTTCAAGAGATTCGCCTTTTACGCTCAGGACCCCACCATTAGGCATCGCTTGGATAGAATTTATAAAAAGATTCAAAAAAACCTGCTGCAGGCTCTTATAATCTCCGCGAACGCTGGGGAGATCCGCCGGCGCATCCACTTTTTCCTCCACTCCTGAAAGGAGTAACTGGTTCTTCACCAATTTCAGAGTATCCATGATTACCGAAGAAATTGAAGTTGTGATCATTTCCGGCTTCTCTGATCTCGAAAAATCCAGAAGATTTTTTATGATCTCTGAGGCTCTCTCCGATTGGATAATTATGTCCTGTATCATTCCAAGAGCCTCTTGCTCGTCAATACTTCCCAAATCTTCCTTGAGGGCCTCAGCGGTCAAAACAATATTATTAACAGGGTTGTTAAGCTCGTGAGCAATTCCGGATGTAAACGTCCCTATAGCGGAAATCTTTCTGGCCTGTACTAGCTGTTCCTGCCGTTCCTCCAGTTCACTGATCATCCTGTTAAAGGCCTTAAATAGGGGAGTAAACTCTTCGGATTGACACTGATCTTCGGGAATTGGAGTGAAATCCCCTTCCGCTATCTTTTCCATTGCTTGCTGCATCTGTACCAAAGGTGTGGTAAACAGAACGGCTATGTAGAAAGCGACCAGAATTCCGATAACCACAAAAAAAACCATTGAAGCTATAAACAAATAGAGAGCCTGCCGGAAAAGGCTTTCAATCCTGTCTCTTTCTTCCTTGGCCCAATTTCCACTCACATCCAGTAGAGATTGCGCTATCAACCTAAGTGACTCCTCAGTCACCGAAAAATCTAACTGATCTATTTTGTTATTTTCGTTGGATATTATCGACTGTAACTCTGACAGTGTTTCTTTGTAACAGACGAGGGTTTGATAAAATACGGGTTCTTTGTCATCTTTGGACAGATTCAGGATCGCAGATTCATGTCTTAGATAGAGGGCTTCAACTTTGTCTACATGAGCCAGGGCTTCGTTCAGGCTTGCCGGATGTTTGTAAAGAAAGAAATTTTTTTCGAAACGTCGAACTTCCAGAAGGTTATTTACCAGGTCATCGGCAACTTCAACTAGTTTGAGCCTTTTTCCGATTTCCCTATGTGACTGAAAACTGAAAATTGCAAACAACAATACTGATAGAAAGCAGAAAAGAAAGGCTAGGATGATCTTTCGACGTATCTTGAAACCGGCCTTTTTCATGTCTCGACCTCTTTAACGAGTCTTTAAGCCCCTATCAAAACGCATTTCGAGCCGGGAATTATTTTTAGAATGGTTAGATGCTACCAGAAAGAACGCTGGGAATCAATGTTATGACGTCGGGGTAAGTCTTGTCGTGGGCTAAATCGGAAAGATGTTCTGATGAGACTTGCGGCGCTTGAACTGACGTCAATCAAACCGCAAGCCTGAAAGTTTCATGGTTCGGGTCAATCA
This portion of the Desulfomonilaceae bacterium genome encodes:
- a CDS encoding HAMP domain-containing sensor histidine kinase, whose amino-acid sequence is MKKAGFKIRRKIILAFLFCFLSVLLFAIFSFQSHREIGKRLKLVEVADDLVNNLLEVRRFEKNFFLYKHPASLNEALAHVDKVEALYLRHESAILNLSKDDKEPVFYQTLVCYKETLSELQSIISNENNKIDQLDFSVTEESLRLIAQSLLDVSGNWAKEERDRIESLFRQALYLFIASMVFFVVIGILVAFYIAVLFTTPLVQMQQAMEKIAEGDFTPIPEDQCQSEEFTPLFKAFNRMISELEERQEQLVQARKISAIGTFTSGIAHELNNPVNNIVLTAEALKEDLGSIDEQEALGMIQDIIIQSERASEIIKNLLDFSRSEKPEMITTSISSVIMDTLKLVKNQLLLSGVEEKVDAPADLPSVRGDYKSLQQVFLNLFINSIQAMPNGGVLSVKGESLENGKFVRISVTDSGEGIDSEDIHHIFDPFFTTKEVGKGTGLGLSVTYGILQKHGGTIEAHSHKGAGATFVVTLPTESK